A region of Flammeovirga agarivorans DNA encodes the following proteins:
- a CDS encoding tetratricopeptide repeat protein, with product MKTLFISLFISVFAMNVFAEIPEESKNSESAKLVKMVKEADVNDWETYTKAALYSINWNADLELAKEWIDHAIALDKNHKTLEVLGDYYLRIGEHSQALNLYMKALEINVTEIDKIAKDRLQRKIKVYAKILK from the coding sequence ATGAAAACTTTATTTATCTCTCTTTTTATCTCAGTATTTGCAATGAACGTTTTTGCTGAAATTCCTGAAGAATCAAAAAATTCTGAATCGGCGAAATTAGTTAAAATGGTAAAAGAAGCAGACGTTAATGATTGGGAAACCTATACTAAAGCTGCTTTGTATTCAATCAACTGGAATGCAGATTTAGAATTAGCAAAAGAATGGATTGATCATGCAATAGCATTAGATAAAAACCATAAGACATTAGAGGTATTAGGAGACTATTACTTAAGAATAGGTGAACATAGTCAAGCACTAAATCTTTATATGAAAGCCTTAGAAATTAATGTCACAGAGATCGATAAAATAGCAAAAGATAGACTTCAAAGAAAAATTAAAGTTTACGCTAAAATATTAAAATAG